A genomic region of Bdellovibrionales bacterium contains the following coding sequences:
- a CDS encoding UMP kinase, whose protein sequence is MAKSKYRRVLLKLSGEALASKSNSIDLEIIERVAADVSEAASLGVQIGIVIGGGNIFRGVAASARGMDRASSDYMGMLATVINGLAVQNVFEKHNLSTRVQTAIGMAEIAEPYIRRRAIRHLEKERVVIFVAGTGNPYFTTDTAAALRAMEINADVILKATKVDGIYDKDPVTHSDATKFDKISYMDVLKKGLKVMDSTAISLCMDNKLPIVCFNLLTPNSITRVISGENIGTTVF, encoded by the coding sequence TTGGCTAAGAGCAAGTATCGAAGAGTCTTGTTGAAACTTAGCGGCGAAGCTCTCGCTAGCAAAAGTAATTCGATAGATCTTGAAATTATCGAGAGAGTTGCAGCTGACGTCTCTGAGGCCGCCTCGCTCGGGGTACAGATTGGAATAGTGATTGGCGGCGGGAATATTTTCAGAGGCGTTGCGGCTTCGGCTCGTGGTATGGATCGGGCCAGCTCGGATTATATGGGTATGCTCGCCACCGTCATCAATGGATTAGCTGTCCAGAACGTCTTCGAAAAGCACAATCTTTCTACGCGTGTACAGACAGCTATCGGAATGGCTGAAATCGCAGAGCCCTATATCCGTCGACGTGCCATTCGCCATTTGGAAAAAGAGCGCGTCGTTATTTTTGTTGCCGGTACCGGAAATCCTTACTTTACAACCGATACGGCTGCGGCCCTGCGTGCAATGGAAATTAATGCGGACGTCATCTTGAAGGCAACAAAAGTAGATGGAATATACGATAAAGATCCTGTAACTCATTCAGATGCCACAAAGTTCGATAAGATCAGTTATATGGATGTCCTGAAAAAGGGCCTGAAAGTTATGGATTCTACTGCAATTAGTCTCTGCATGGACAACAAATTGCCGATAGTTTGCTTTAATTTGCTTACTCCTAATAGTATTACTCGAGTGATATCTGGTGAGAACATTGGAACAACTGTCTTTTAG